CTCTGCTCGACACCGCCAAGTAGCATCCCCGCCGCGCCTCGCCTCGCCTGCAGCCCGCACCGACGTCGCTCCTGCTCCACCAGCTACTACCTTCCCCGCGAGACCGTCGAATGCCGGTCCTTCTAATGCAGCCCCTGCTGACTTAACGGTGGGCGTGATGAGTAGGGTCAACCCGTGCCTCGCCTGCagcccgcgacgccgccgcTCGCTCGCCTTGTGCCCCGAAGCCCGCGACGCCGTTGCTCGCCTTCGCCGTGCCCCAAAACCCGCGAAGCCCGCTCGCTTCGCCGTGCCTTGAAGCCCGCGACGCCGCGCTCGCCATTTGTGCCCGAAGCCCGCGACGCCGCTGCTCGCTTCATTTGTGCCCTGAAGCCCGCGACGCCACTGCTCTGCGTTCACCGTGCCCGGAAGCCCGCGACGCCGCTGCTCTGCCTTCGCCGTGCCCCGAAGCCCGTGACGCCGCTGCTCGCCTTCGCCGTGCCCCGGCCGGCGACGCCGCTGCTCGCCTTCGCCGTGCCCCGAAGCCAACGACGCCGCTGCTCGCCTTCGCCGTGCCTCGAAGCCCGCGACGCCGCAGCTCTACCTTCGCCGTGCCCCGAAGCCCGCGACGCCGCAGTTCTACCTTCGCCGTGCCCCAAAGCCCGCGACGCCGTAGCTCTACCTTCGCCATGCCTCGAAGCCCGCGACTGAAGCTGGAGAAGGTGAAGATGGATGCATGAAGTCTGCAATTGGCATTGGAACCCTTCTTCAAGTCTCCTTTACACCTACTGGCTCGGTGCAACTGTCCTGAACATGATTAGAACCCTTGTTGATCTAGATGTATCACACTGCAATTCAGTGATTGGGTGGTTTAAAATGCTTTGCAAAATTCtgttttcatttatatttttgaatgaTTGGAGTCATTTTGTTTTTGGTGGACTGCGCATAACGGGCCATTGCTGGTGATATTTGAAATGCTCCTTATACCCTAATTAGACCTTGAAGTTCTTATACCCTAATTAGACCTTGAAGTTCATGGAACATTTTAATGCAGGATGGTTTAGGTGATACAATCAGAGTTTCTCTTACTGAACCACCTGAAGAAGAGATAGATCCCTATAAAAGGCTGGCAAATCTCGGTATGAGAGCAGCAGAGCTTCAGAACCAGAAGGGGGTGGTAggtttttaatttagtttattgTATCATTATGCATTAGTCGACCATTTTGGGATTCTTATTCGCCCCGTATTTATTTCTAATTACCATCAGGCACCATTTGAGAAAAGCACAGACATTATTTTGACTTCCAGCGATGATCGGGTTAATTGCCGATGCAAAAGGAGGTTGGTCATCAACTTGAAAATGACATTGGCCATAAAATTTTAGATAGTTCCATTTTCTAACAACCATACTTAACATGGGAGTAGGGCGAGGAGGTGGATTACACCGTGATGGATCCATTCTCATGTCTGTCTCCTTGAATCAGTTGAAGGTATTGTTTCAACTTTCACAAAACagaatatttttgagaacaTTTTCAATTGGGtgtacttttctctctctctctctctctctctctctctctctctctctctctctctctctctctctctctctctctctctctctctgtgggtgGGGGGAGGATGCAAGTATGTTGTAAGTTTTGGTGAAGTGGTCTTCATCAAGAATTTGTTAGTGCAGGCCCCAGAAAATTTCTACCATTCTCTTGCTACAAAGCTTGTTCTGGGAATGCCATTTAAGGTCTATCCCTTTCTCTGATTTATCCAGTCATTTACTCTTTTGCTAAAAGAAGTATATAATGGTATATGGATTTTGATCATAAATTCAGTGCCTTTCTCTCTTAATTGTAGGATCTGGCAACAGTAGACTCAATTTTACTGAGAGAGCTTCCACCGTTGATGATTACGATCTTTGTAAGAACCAGATTTCTCTTGCTTATTTTTCTATCACGACATTTATCCCACCGCACATTCCTTGGATGCACTCACATACCTGCAAAATATCACTTGTTATCCCATTAATTATAAAGTGTGAATGAAATCACATTGCCAAGTAAGTTCACATATTGCTCCTTCAGAGGCTAAAATAtctgttttctgaattttttatgctAGGATGATCTGAAGCTTGCTGATAATGGCGCAAAGACAAGTACAAGCTTGTTGACTTTGGCGAAAATCTTTGGGAACTTGAAGATGCTTTAGCAGAAGCTGCATCAAAGCATGAGCTGAGTCTTTTGCTGATTTAAACAAGTTTTCCTAGGTATGCCACCTGCATAAAAGTTAGTAGGATAGCAGGGAATGCACAATTTTTCCCACGACATCATTTGATAGAAGGTGAcgaatgacaagtttgtttattattgctgcattcatttccatttttttaactaaaaatggaaaaaaaaaaaaaaaaaaaagaacttgttgGAACTGGAATCGATCCGGAACCCGTGACGGGCGGGTTCCGGGTTCTTgttctgacgggtaggttccaggttccaaaaaatgaagaacctgtacccgagggtaggttccaggttccaagcggaacctgtaaggaaccgggaaccgctcacccctaaagAGTATGATAAATGCTGTACTATTCAATaactataaaagaaaattacaagaaatatctttcaaggaaaatcaattaagaaaggaaaaaaaaaaaaaaaaaaggagccaCTGTAACAGCAAATGGGCGTGCTTGAAAGTGAAAGGGCCAGTTCAGGCCCACAATTAGGCATgagttctctctttctctctccgtcGAGAACGTCGCCGCTTCTTCCACTTTCAGCCGCCGCGCGGGCGAGCTTTGCCACCGCCGACGGCGTCGCGGTTTCCCGCCGCTTTTCGTGCTCCCGGCGACCGGAGAGAGCTGCGAAGAGCGATGAGCAGCGAGGACGACGATGCGTGGCGAATCGTCCACGTCCCCGGCAGGCCGCCGATTCCGCCTGATCAGCAACTCACAGGTATATTCTTCATGGACGACCGACCGAATCCTGAGCGAAAGATCCGAACTTGACGTGTTGCTGATGTGTTCTACACTTCGGAATTGCCGTTTCGTtgcggcttttttttttttttttccttttcctgcatGCAGTGAACGTGGTCGCAGCTCAGATTGAGCAGCCGAAGATCACGAACACTATCATATGAGGTCAGCCTCAGTGTCTTATTTTGGATTTATGTGTTAAAGCTCGTTCTGACTTCTCAGAAATTGCTGTTTCgtatatggtttgattttccGCTCAATTTTTTTGGGAATCCATTGTTTGGTTGTTGGTTAGGCGTTTGAGTCAAATTGCGCCATTGGAGGACCTCCACCACGTGAAGCGggtgaagaagaagtgtctcgaAGGAGGTACGTTCTTTGTTCATAAGCACATCGGTGTTATGTTTGTCACTGGTGTGATTGGTCACTTaatgattttgatatttgaacATCATTGTTTCTTGCATCTTTGAAATTTAGTAACAATTTTTGCTGTGCGCGTCGTTATGGAATTCGAAGATTTGTGAAATCATAAGGCGAAGCTTTACTCATTAACTGAACATAAGAGTAGTTGCTTAACTAGGTCCTTCTATTGCCTTTTGTTTATGGGTTACCcttaagaagttaaaaaaaaaaaccattgaaATGTTGTTGTCATCATGCGAGGGTTATTTAACAGGAACTATTTCATGCAAAGAATTCAATGTCTGTTGTTTATACTTACGCCTGTAGTTCTTGATCAGACATCGGTCCCGTGTATTTACTGCTCTTTAAGTAACATAAAAGAGGGAATAGAATCCTCTGATCCATGCATGGCAATTGTCATTGGATCGAAGAAATTATATCTGAATTTTAAGTCCCAAAGTTATGAGAAAGCTTTGTCTGCATTGGAAGCACCGTAAGTCATTAACTTGAGTATAACAAATCAATCAGCATTAGATATTTAAAGTCATATTCACATCAtcagtgtaattgcttgacaaGACACTTAGTCCTAAGCCGCACTCGAGTGATGAAGCTGAGGTTTTTGTGGATGGTTTGCTTATGTTTTGGGGTGAACGAGGCGTGCTCCTTGCCTCCTGTATCCTGCTGCTGCATATcctgaattttcttcttctactgtcggaaattcttttgagggACTATTGTGAATACAAATTGCCTGATTCAGGAAGAATGTTATCTGATGAAACTCAAATGCTACCATTGGTTTCTGGTCTTTCGCTTTTTTCTAGTATGTATTAGCTATGCAAGGCATCGAAAAACCTGATGAACAATTATGAAAGCAACCTGTATTGCTTGTTAATTTAAATGCTCAGTTTGTTGTTTTTCCCTTATCaatcatgaaaattgattgaatagGATTACAATACCTCTTATGTGCACATCATGTGC
This genomic stretch from Eucalyptus grandis isolate ANBG69807.140 chromosome 3, ASM1654582v1, whole genome shotgun sequence harbors:
- the LOC108958825 gene encoding uncharacterized protein KIAA0754-like — its product is MANVKSIRGSTRASPAARDAAARSPCAPKPATPLLAFAVPQNPRSPLASPCLEARDAALAICARSPRRRCSLHLCPEARDATALRSPCPEARDAAALPSPCPEARDAAARLRRAPAGDAAARLRRAPKPTTPLLAFAVPRSPRRRSSTFAVPRSPRRRSSTFAVPQSPRRRSSTFAMPRSPRLKLEKDGLGDTIRVSLTEPPEEEIDPYKRLANLGMRAAELQNQKGVAPFEKSTDIILTSSDDRVNCRCKRRARRWITP